Proteins from a genomic interval of Zingiber officinale cultivar Zhangliang chromosome 1B, Zo_v1.1, whole genome shotgun sequence:
- the LOC121982397 gene encoding chromatin remodeling protein EBS-like isoform X2, whose product MAKTKPGKKDLDSYTIKGSNKIVKVGDCVLMRPAESEKPPYVARVEKIEADHRNNVQVHVRWYYRPEESIGGRRQFHGAKELFLSDHYDVQSAHTIEGRCVVHTFKNYTKLENVGTEDYFCRFEYKAATGAFTPDRVAVYCKCEMPYNPDDLMVQCEGCKDWFHPSCMGMTIEQAKKLDYFLCSGCGSQNDVKRSMNGFAASPDSETKAESKRRKR is encoded by the exons ATGGCCAAGACGAAGCCTGGCAAGAAAGACCTCGATTCTTACACCATTAAAGGATCCAACAAGATTGTCAAAG TTGGGGATTGCGTGCTGATGCGGCCGGCGGAGTCGGAGAAGCCTCCCTACGTTGCGCGGGTGGAGAAGATCGAGGCGGACCACCGCAACAACGTGCAGGTGCATGTGCGGTGGTACTACCGCCCTGAGGAGTCCATTGGCGGTCGCCGGCAGTTCCACGGCGCCAAGGAGTTGTTCCTCTCCGACCATTACGATGTGCAGAGTGCGCACACGATTGAGGGAAGGTGCGTAGTCCACACCTTCAAGAACTACACCAAGCTCGAGAATGTTGGCACAGAGGACTACTTCTGCCGCTTCGAGTACAAAGCTGCCACCGGTGCCTTCACCCCTGACCGAGTCGCTGT GTATTGCAAGTGTGAGATGCCTTACAACCCTGACGATCTTATGGTTCAGTGTGAGGGGTGCAAGGACTG GTTCCACCCATCTTGTATGGGCATGACAATTGAGCAGGCGAAAAAGTTGGATTATTTTCTGTGCTCGGGCTGTGGCTCTCAAAATGATGTTAAAAGATCTATGAATGGGTTTGCAGCTTCACCGGATTCTGAGACAAAG
- the LOC121982397 gene encoding chromatin remodeling protein EBS-like isoform X1 produces the protein MAKTKPGKKDLDSYTIKGSNKIVKVGDCVLMRPAESEKPPYVARVEKIEADHRNNVQVHVRWYYRPEESIGGRRQFHGAKELFLSDHYDVQSAHTIEGRCVVHTFKNYTKLENVGTEDYFCRFEYKAATGAFTPDRVAVYCKCEMPYNPDDLMVQCEGCKDWFHPSCMGMTIEQAKKLDYFLCSGCGSQNDVKRSMNGFAASPDSETKGTGKRSKNAAENAGRKKTQQGRKKPEPISVRRRHR, from the exons ATGGCCAAGACGAAGCCTGGCAAGAAAGACCTCGATTCTTACACCATTAAAGGATCCAACAAGATTGTCAAAG TTGGGGATTGCGTGCTGATGCGGCCGGCGGAGTCGGAGAAGCCTCCCTACGTTGCGCGGGTGGAGAAGATCGAGGCGGACCACCGCAACAACGTGCAGGTGCATGTGCGGTGGTACTACCGCCCTGAGGAGTCCATTGGCGGTCGCCGGCAGTTCCACGGCGCCAAGGAGTTGTTCCTCTCCGACCATTACGATGTGCAGAGTGCGCACACGATTGAGGGAAGGTGCGTAGTCCACACCTTCAAGAACTACACCAAGCTCGAGAATGTTGGCACAGAGGACTACTTCTGCCGCTTCGAGTACAAAGCTGCCACCGGTGCCTTCACCCCTGACCGAGTCGCTGT GTATTGCAAGTGTGAGATGCCTTACAACCCTGACGATCTTATGGTTCAGTGTGAGGGGTGCAAGGACTG GTTCCACCCATCTTGTATGGGCATGACAATTGAGCAGGCGAAAAAGTTGGATTATTTTCTGTGCTCGGGCTGTGGCTCTCAAAATGATGTTAAAAGATCTATGAATGGGTTTGCAGCTTCACCGGATTCTGAGACAAAG ggcacgggaaaGAGGAGCAAAAACGCAGCAGAAAACGCAGGAAGGAAGAAAACGCAGCAAGGGAGGAAGAAACCTGAACCCATTTCCGTCCGCCGCCGCCATCGCTGA